A window of the Streptomyces sp. NBC_00878 genome harbors these coding sequences:
- a CDS encoding FAD-binding oxidoreductase — MPDTTDADVLVVGAGILGTSLAHHLLLRGAGRVVVVEAETPSAATSGAGAGFVGLWAAGYANFLTDTDLELEQYGIDFYRRLAERTPDIECRTNGNLYLATTESGWTQWVEPVLGHPLAPKGTRQLTPHDIGTVTGGVVAPGSVVGGALHPGGIQISAGRATRALAASVRELGGEIRERTRVTGLIVSDGAVIGALTDTGLIRARRVVLACGAWSNELLRPLGHRLPLLRMVATRVVSPPSGVPDTMPTVMVPDLYGLWLRAHRSGLTWGNGDGYSPSYELDDAVGTESRPHYPELVDRLRERLLPGLRTLVPEHDLSIDRWLQGIPCMTPDRSFLAGAVPGVPGLYVLGGDNEAGVTHGPGLGRLMAEEIDTGGSDWLDASPYRLDRFEADRFPTERDVADAMPARR; from the coding sequence ATGCCCGACACCACCGACGCCGACGTCCTGGTCGTGGGAGCAGGAATACTCGGCACCTCCCTCGCCCACCACCTGCTCCTGCGCGGCGCCGGACGCGTGGTCGTGGTGGAGGCGGAGACACCGTCGGCGGCGACCTCCGGCGCCGGGGCCGGTTTCGTGGGTCTGTGGGCCGCCGGCTACGCGAACTTCCTCACGGACACCGACCTCGAACTGGAGCAGTACGGCATCGACTTCTACCGCCGGCTGGCCGAGCGGACCCCGGACATCGAGTGCCGGACCAACGGCAACCTCTACCTCGCCACCACCGAGTCCGGCTGGACCCAGTGGGTCGAACCCGTGCTTGGACATCCCCTCGCGCCCAAGGGCACACGGCAGTTGACGCCCCACGACATCGGCACGGTCACGGGCGGCGTCGTCGCGCCAGGCAGTGTGGTGGGCGGCGCCCTGCATCCGGGCGGGATCCAGATCAGCGCCGGGCGGGCGACCCGCGCCCTGGCCGCCTCGGTCCGCGAACTCGGCGGCGAGATCCGCGAACGTACGCGGGTGACGGGTCTGATCGTGTCGGACGGTGCCGTCATCGGGGCTCTTACCGACACCGGGCTGATCCGGGCCCGCCGGGTCGTCCTCGCCTGCGGGGCCTGGTCCAACGAACTGCTGCGTCCGCTCGGCCACCGCCTGCCGCTCCTGCGCATGGTCGCGACCCGGGTCGTCTCACCGCCGTCCGGAGTCCCCGACACGATGCCGACGGTCATGGTCCCGGACCTGTACGGCCTGTGGCTGCGCGCCCACCGCTCCGGCCTCACCTGGGGCAACGGGGACGGCTACAGCCCGTCGTACGAACTGGACGACGCCGTCGGCACCGAGAGCCGACCCCACTACCCCGAACTCGTCGACCGTCTCCGTGAGCGCCTCCTGCCGGGACTGCGCACCCTCGTCCCCGAGCACGACCTCTCCATCGACCGGTGGCTGCAGGGCATTCCCTGCATGACACCGGACCGCAGCTTCCTGGCCGGTGCGGTGCCGGGCGTCCCGGGGCTGTACGTCCTCGGCGGCGACAACGAGGCCGGGGTGACCCACGGCCCCGGACTCGGGCGGCTCATGGCCGAGGAGATCGACACCGGCGGCTCGGACTGGCTGGACGCGTCCCCGTACCGGCTGGACCGCTTCGAAGCGGACCGCTTCCCGACCGAGCGGGACGTCGCCGACGCGATGCCCGCCCGACGCTAG